The Aestuariibaculum lutulentum genome segment GATATAGAAGTAGAAATAAGTACCGATGGGTCTTCTTGGACGTCAATGGGGAGTTTTACTTTATCTCGAGTAGCAGAGCTTCAGCCGGTTGATTTCGGAGAAAATAAAACCGCGATGTATGTGAAGATAATTATTACTTCATCTCACGATGGAAGTATTTTTGCGGCATTAGCTCAGGTAGGAGGTTACGTTTACGAATAATGGTTATCAATATAATTTTTTAATGAAGCCATGTATGGCTGTTTAGAAAGGAAATATTGAATTAAAAATTTAAAATCATGAATAATAAAATAAATAAAGTGTTAATACTGTTTTTTACGATAGCATTGAGTTTTCTATCCTGTGATGCAGAGAAAATTGTATATTTTGAAGATTTAATTGGTGCCGATGCTGCCAATCTGGAGTTTACCCAAACGGTACCTATAGGGCCTAATAGCTGGATAAAGAATAATACTTCGCAGGATGGTACATTAATTTCAGCGGAAGGTATTCATAACTGGACATCGACAGATCATGTTATCCGTACTTATGTTAGAACGGGAGCAGGCGATTTAAATGTGGGATTGAACATCAAAACATCTGAAGGAGGATCTAAGTTTAAAGTAACCGTTAACGGTTTGAGTAAAGAACTTATCATTACTACAGAAGAGTATGTTGATTATGGTATCGGAGTATTTCCGGTTGAAGCTGGTTATAATACTATAGAAATTCAGGCACTTTCAAAGAATGGAACTTTTGTTGGAGATATAAATAGTTTGCTTCTTGGAGGTTCTGCAGCTGCAGATGGAGTAATTTACAATCCGGTAGATAATTTTTATTTTGGAAGAAGAGGACCATCTGTTAATATTGGTTATAAAACGCCAGCAGGTAAAGATGTTCAATATTTTTATAATGAACTAACCGTTGCTGAAGGAGAAGATGTATTAGGATCATTCTTTATGGCTAACGGGCATTCACAAGGTTATTTTGGTCTTCAGGTAAATTCAAGTTCAGAAAGACGTATTCTCTTCTCTATCTGGAGTGCGTACAATACCGATGATCCAAACCAGATTCCAGATGATTATAAAGTAACAAAACTAGGAGCAGGAGATGGAGTAACTGTTCAGGATTTTGGTAATGAGGGTTCTGGTCTTCAGAGTTTTAAGAATATAGGTTGGAAAACAGGTGTAACCTATAAGTTTTTATTAAAAGGAGAACCAGCAGAAGTGGAAGGTTCTACAGACTATACAGGATATTTCTACGATCCTGAAGTTGGGGAGTGGGTGATGATTGCAAGCCTTAGAAGACCTCAAACATCTACATACTTAACTGGGGCTCACTCGTTTTTAGAAAACTTTAATCCTGCAACCGGTAACCAAACTAGAAAAGGTAGTTACGGTAACCAATGGGTATATACTACAGATGGCGTTTGGAATGAAGTCACAGAGGCGACTTTTGGAGTTGACGCTACTGCGGCAAATGGTGATCGTATGGATTTCTATGGAGGATCAGAAGGAAGTTCTTTTATTATGAAAAACTGTGGTTTCTTTAACGATTATACAGATGCAGGTTCTGCATTATCAAGAAGTGCAGGAACTCAACCTGATGTAGATTTAAATGCTTTACCTCAAATTGTGGTTCTTGGTCCTGCTACCGAATTAGACAGGACAGGATGGACAGTTGTTGACTTTAGTTCAGAAGAAGCTAGTGGAGGGGAAGGTGATACAGGGCGTGCAGCCGATGTGCTTGATGGGAATTTAGATTCGTATTGGCATTCTTGTTGGAGCTGTGATCCTGCTGGTCAACATCCTCATCATATTACTATTGATATGGGATCTGATAAATTAGTAAATGGAGTTAGATTTTATCAAAGACAAACGACTTCACGTTCAATTGAAAATTTAGAAATTCAAATTAGTACAGATAACGTAACATGGACATCTATGGGGGATTTTGTATTGGCAAAATCTGCAGATGCTCAAGATGTGGATTTTGAAACACCACAAACGTTTAGATATCTTAAGTTTATTGCAAATTCAAGTCACGATGGTAGTATTTATGCTGCAATGGCAGAGATTATACCATTTACAAGAGATTAAAAAAAAGAGCCTTTCTTTTTAAGAGAGGGCTCTTTTCATTTAAGTTATGGGAGGCGCCTGTAATTTAATATAAAAGAAACATTGCCAAGTGCATTGTATATTGTTTGGTTTAACTTTTTTGTAGAAGTTAGTTGAGAGCCTTTGGTGTTATGCCAAAGGCTTCTTCTATATCACAAATTCTGTAGATTGTTTAATTTCTTTCAAAACAAAATAGCTTTCCAAAACCCCAATATTGGATATGTTAGACAGTTTTACGCGCACAAAATCATGATAGTCATCTAAGCTGGTCATGTTTATTTTTAAAAAGAAATCTACTTTTCCTGCCATATGAAAGCATTCCTGAACTTCGGGTAGTTCCTGAATTTGCTCTTCAAATTTATCAATAAAACCTTCGTTATGGTATCGCAGCGATACCATACAAATAACGGTAACAGGGTAGTTTAGTAACTTCTTATCTAGTATAGCCACATATTTTTTAATATAACCATCATTTTCCAGCCGTTTAATACGCTCGTAAACTGGCGAAATGGTCATGTTTAAAGCCGCGGCAATCTCTTTAGTGGTTTTTTTAGAGTCGTTTTGTAAGATTTTTAGAATCGTTAAATCGACATTATCCAGTTTTTCTACCATAAGATTCAAGTTAATTTTTCTTCAAATAAAGATAAATAAATATTGTAAAAGTAAAATTTTCTTTATAATTAATATTAAAAAAGTTTTTTTACTTAATATATGGTTTGTAAAAGTGAATTTATTTTTTGAAACGGCTTTATTCGTAATTTTATACTTTACAAAATTAGGTATGCAAAACGAAAAAATATTAGTTACGGGTGCCGGTGGCCAATTAGGTTCGGTGTTGGTTGAGGCTCTTAAAAATAAGTTTGGAGAAGAGGCTGTTATAGCATCTGATTTAAACCCAATAAAAAATTATAAAGGTATTTACGAGCAGTTGGATGTAACCAATAAAAACTGTCTGGAATATATTGTTAAAAAATATAAGGTTACTCAGATTTACCATTTAGCGGCTATTTTATCGGCAAAGGGAGAACAAAATCCACTGCAAACCTGGGATATTAATATGAAAACCTTATTTAACGTTCTGGAGGTTTCTGTTGCAGAAAAGATTAGTAAAGTATTTTATCCAAGTTCGATTGCGGTGTATGGAGATATGGCTCCTAAAATGTATACGGCACAGAGTGATTTTTTAAATCCGTCAACCGTATACGGAATCAGTAAAGCGGCTGGTGAGAACTGGGCACAATATTATTTCTTAAGATACGGTTTAGATGTCCGTTCGTTACGTTATCCGGGGGTTATTGGTTATCAATCGCTACCAGGCGGAGGAACTACCGATTATGCGGTGGAGATCTATCATAAAGCCATTAAGGAAGAAGATTTTGAATGCTATTTAAAAGCTGATGCCATGTTGCCAATGATTTATATGGATGATACCATTCGAGCTACATTAGAACTGATGGATGCTCCGAAAGAGTCCATTTCGGTAAGAACATCGTATAATTTACACGGTATGAGCTTTACTCCAGAACAAATTACCGCGTCTATTCAAAAATATTATCCTAATTTTAAGGTGACGTATAATCCGGATTTCAGACAAAACATTGCTGAAAACTGGCCGTCATCGATTAATGATGAACAAGCAAGACAAGATTGGGGATGGGAACCTAAATACGATCTGGATGCCATGACTCAAGACATGCTTAAACACTTAAAAGAACAATACATTCTAGTAACTCAATAAAAATAAAAACTATGTACGGAGCAGTTAAGCAACAGCTTGAAAACGAGTTAAACGAAATAAAAGAATCTGGACTTTACAAAAAGGAGCGTATTATTACAACGCCTCAAGGTGCAGAAATAAATACGACCGCAGGTAATGAAGTTTTAAATTTTTGTGCAAACAATTATTTAGGATTGTCTTCGCATCCCGATGTTGTAGAGGCTGGGATTGAAGCTATGAGAACGCACGGATTTGGATTGTCTTCTGTGCGTTTTATTTGCGGTACGCAGGATATTCACAAAGAATTGGAACAGAAAACAGCCGAATTCCTGGGTATGGAAGACTGTATTCTTTATGCAGCAGCTTTCGATGCTAATGGGGGTGTTTTCGAACCGATTTTAGGCCCTGAAGATGCGATTATTTCAGATGAATTAAATCATGCATCAATCATTGATGGTATTCGCTTATGTAAAGCTGGACGTTACCGTTATTCTCACAATAACATGGAGTCTTTGGAAGAGCAGTTAAAAGCCGCTTCTGGAGCAAGAAGAAAATTAATCGTGACAGATGGTGTATTCTCTATGGATGGAACTATCGCGCAATTAGATAAAATCTGTGATTTAGCCGATAAATATGAGGCTATGGTTATGGTTGATGAATGCCATGCTACCGGATTCGTGGGTAAAACTGGCCGTGGAACACACGAGTACAGAAACGTGATGGGACGAATTGATATCATTACCGGAACATACGGAAAAGCTTTAGGTGGTGCTTCAGGTGGATTTACGGCTGCTAAAAAAGAAATCGTAGAGATGTTAAGACAAAAATCGCGTCCGTATTTATTCTCGAATACCTTAGCACCTGCGATTGCCGGAGCTTCGATAGCGGTTTTAGACAAGTTAAAAACATCAACCGATTTAATTGAAAAAGTTCAGAATAATGCGAAACGTTTCAGAACAAAAATGACAGAGGCAGGTTTCGATATTATTCCTGGTGAGCACCCAATAGTTCCTGTCATGTTATACGATGCTAAGTTAGCTCAGGAATTTGCAGCCAGATTATTGGACGAAGGTATTTACGTGATTGCCTTTTTCTATCCGGTAGTACCAAAAGAAAAAGCAAGAATTCGTGTGCAGCTTTCAGCAGGGCATGAAACACATCATGTCGATAAAGCTGTTGAAGCCTTCACTAAAGTGGGTAAAGCTTTAAACGTTATTAAATAACAAAACAGCATATAATTAAACTAAAACTACTTTAAAATGGGTAATGTTAGTGCTCTCCGTAGCCTACATTATCCATTTTTCCTTTAAATACTTTATACTGAATGGTAAAGTAAACAGCCACTAAAATTACCGCTATAATAAACCAGTTTACACCAACTGAAAGTCCGTATGCATCGGCAGCCATGTTGTAAATGGTTAAGTCTGGATTTGTGGTATTAGTAGAGGGCAATAGCTTCGGAAAAATAGATGCCACTGTTGAGGTGATTCCTCCGAATAAAAATAGCGACGAAAATAAAAATCCCATACCGTCTTTTTTGAAGGTTCTCACTTTAAACAAACCGAATAATCCTGTAAAAGTAATGATAGGGAAAATCCATAACCAAGGTGTTTTTATAAAGTTATGGAACGGTTGTGGTTCGATAATGTGCCAGATAAAAAGGGATAGAACAACCAAAGCCAGTAAAGCAAAATTCAGTTTAAATATGATGCTTTTTAGTTTTGTATTTAATTCGGAATTTGTTTTGTAGATAATCCAGTTCGCCCCGTGAATGGTTAAAGCAATAACGCCTATAACGCCCAATAAAATTGTAAACCAGTCAATAATCCCTAAATGCTCGGCTTTAGGACTGAAGGTCGGGTTCCAAAGCGGTAAAAAGAAATAATGCGGTTCGTGTGCCGAAACACCATCGGTAACCATGCCTAAATTAACGCCACGCACCACGTTTCCTAAAGCAATACCGAAGAATAACGCTAGAAGTAAACTTGCTATTCCGAAGGCTTTATCCCAGATGGTTTCCCAAATTTTGTTGTGTATTTGTCCGCGTAACTCTAAACCAATAGCTCTGAAAATAAGCAACCATAAAATCATAATTAACGGCAGGTAAAATCCACTAAAGGACGCTGCGTAAAGGGTAGGGAAGGCAAAAAACAAAACACCTCCGGCAGCAATCAGCCAGACTTCGTTGGCATCCCAAAACGGACCAATAGCATTGGTGATGGCTTTTTTATCTTTTTCAGTTTTAGCAAAGAATAAATGCACAATGCCTGCGCCAAAATCGTAACCATCTAAAATAACATAAACGGTTAGCATGCACATTAAAACGATATACCAGAATAATTCCATAGTTAGTGTTTTATAGTTTGTGGGCCTTTATAAATAATTTTTCCGACAAGGATTAAAAAGAGTAAACCTAATAATAGGTATAATCCAATAAAACCGAGTAAGGTGAATAAGGTATTTCCAGAGGATACCGTAGGCGAGATACCTTCGGTGGTTCGTAGTAAATTATAAACCAACCAAGGTTGACGACCCAGTTCGGCAGTGTACCAACCCGTTGTATTTGCGATATATGGAAACGGCACCATAAACAGTAACGCCCATAAAATCCACTTCGTTGTAAACAGTTTTTTTCTGAATAGCTGAATAGCGGCTAAAAACATGAGTCCGATAAAAATGGTACCCAGTCCCACCATAATGTGATATGCATAATACAAGCCTGGAATATTGGTGGGGTAGGTGTTGGGGTCAAATTCATTCAAGCCTTTTATTTCGGCATCCCACTCCTGATAGGTTAAAAAGCTTAGAATATTAGGAACCGCAATTTTATTATCTAATTTCTTTTCTAGGATGTTTGGTTGACCTATTAAAACAATTTCGCTTCCGCCTTCTTCAGTTTCAAAAATCCCTTCCATGGCTGCGAAAGTTACCGGCTGATGTTTCACAACATTTTTAGCTACTAAATCACCCGTAGGAAAAGCAACAAGAACACTTGAAACCAAACCGAAAATAACGCCGGTTTTAAGAAATAGTTTACCGAAGTCGCTATGTTTATTATTTAACAGATAAAACGCACCAACAGCCGAAACAACAAATGCCGCAGTGATGATAGATGCTAACTGATTATGTAAATAAGATGGCAATAACCACGGATTTGAAAACAAGGCGCTAAAATTATTTAAAACAAACTTT includes the following:
- a CDS encoding DUF3472 domain-containing protein, with the protein product MNNKINKVLILFFTIALSFLSCDAEKIVYFEDLIGADAANLEFTQTVPIGPNSWIKNNTSQDGTLISAEGIHNWTSTDHVIRTYVRTGAGDLNVGLNIKTSEGGSKFKVTVNGLSKELIITTEEYVDYGIGVFPVEAGYNTIEIQALSKNGTFVGDINSLLLGGSAAADGVIYNPVDNFYFGRRGPSVNIGYKTPAGKDVQYFYNELTVAEGEDVLGSFFMANGHSQGYFGLQVNSSSERRILFSIWSAYNTDDPNQIPDDYKVTKLGAGDGVTVQDFGNEGSGLQSFKNIGWKTGVTYKFLLKGEPAEVEGSTDYTGYFYDPEVGEWVMIASLRRPQTSTYLTGAHSFLENFNPATGNQTRKGSYGNQWVYTTDGVWNEVTEATFGVDATAANGDRMDFYGGSEGSSFIMKNCGFFNDYTDAGSALSRSAGTQPDVDLNALPQIVVLGPATELDRTGWTVVDFSSEEASGGEGDTGRAADVLDGNLDSYWHSCWSCDPAGQHPHHITIDMGSDKLVNGVRFYQRQTTSRSIENLEIQISTDNVTWTSMGDFVLAKSADAQDVDFETPQTFRYLKFIANSSHDGSIYAAMAEIIPFTRD
- a CDS encoding Lrp/AsnC family transcriptional regulator translates to MVEKLDNVDLTILKILQNDSKKTTKEIAAALNMTISPVYERIKRLENDGYIKKYVAILDKKLLNYPVTVICMVSLRYHNEGFIDKFEEQIQELPEVQECFHMAGKVDFFLKINMTSLDDYHDFVRVKLSNISNIGVLESYFVLKEIKQSTEFVI
- a CDS encoding NAD-dependent epimerase/dehydratase family protein, which translates into the protein MQNEKILVTGAGGQLGSVLVEALKNKFGEEAVIASDLNPIKNYKGIYEQLDVTNKNCLEYIVKKYKVTQIYHLAAILSAKGEQNPLQTWDINMKTLFNVLEVSVAEKISKVFYPSSIAVYGDMAPKMYTAQSDFLNPSTVYGISKAAGENWAQYYFLRYGLDVRSLRYPGVIGYQSLPGGGTTDYAVEIYHKAIKEEDFECYLKADAMLPMIYMDDTIRATLELMDAPKESISVRTSYNLHGMSFTPEQITASIQKYYPNFKVTYNPDFRQNIAENWPSSINDEQARQDWGWEPKYDLDAMTQDMLKHLKEQYILVTQ
- the kbl gene encoding glycine C-acetyltransferase, with protein sequence MYGAVKQQLENELNEIKESGLYKKERIITTPQGAEINTTAGNEVLNFCANNYLGLSSHPDVVEAGIEAMRTHGFGLSSVRFICGTQDIHKELEQKTAEFLGMEDCILYAAAFDANGGVFEPILGPEDAIISDELNHASIIDGIRLCKAGRYRYSHNNMESLEEQLKAASGARRKLIVTDGVFSMDGTIAQLDKICDLADKYEAMVMVDECHATGFVGKTGRGTHEYRNVMGRIDIITGTYGKALGGASGGFTAAKKEIVEMLRQKSRPYLFSNTLAPAIAGASIAVLDKLKTSTDLIEKVQNNAKRFRTKMTEAGFDIIPGEHPIVPVMLYDAKLAQEFAARLLDEGIYVIAFFYPVVPKEKARIRVQLSAGHETHHVDKAVEAFTKVGKALNVIK
- the cydB gene encoding cytochrome d ubiquinol oxidase subunit II; this translates as MELFWYIVLMCMLTVYVILDGYDFGAGIVHLFFAKTEKDKKAITNAIGPFWDANEVWLIAAGGVLFFAFPTLYAASFSGFYLPLIMILWLLIFRAIGLELRGQIHNKIWETIWDKAFGIASLLLALFFGIALGNVVRGVNLGMVTDGVSAHEPHYFFLPLWNPTFSPKAEHLGIIDWFTILLGVIGVIALTIHGANWIIYKTNSELNTKLKSIIFKLNFALLALVVLSLFIWHIIEPQPFHNFIKTPWLWIFPIITFTGLFGLFKVRTFKKDGMGFLFSSLFLFGGITSTVASIFPKLLPSTNTTNPDLTIYNMAADAYGLSVGVNWFIIAVILVAVYFTIQYKVFKGKMDNVGYGEH
- a CDS encoding cytochrome ubiquinol oxidase subunit I, encoding MEDMLFYDRMQFAFTITFHYLFPQLTMGLSLMIVWFKWKFLRTQIENYNEAAKFWMKIFAINFAMGVVTGIPMEFQFGTNWAKFSELTGGIIGQTLAMEGMFSFFLESSFLGLFLFGEKLLGHKLHFITGFLVFLGSWASGYLIIATHSWMQHPVGYEILENGKFVLNNFSALFSNPWLLPSYLHNQLASIITAAFVVSAVGAFYLLNNKHSDFGKLFLKTGVIFGLVSSVLVAFPTGDLVAKNVVKHQPVTFAAMEGIFETEEGGSEIVLIGQPNILEKKLDNKIAVPNILSFLTYQEWDAEIKGLNEFDPNTYPTNIPGLYYAYHIMVGLGTIFIGLMFLAAIQLFRKKLFTTKWILWALLFMVPFPYIANTTGWYTAELGRQPWLVYNLLRTTEGISPTVSSGNTLFTLLGFIGLYLLLGLLFLILVGKIIYKGPQTIKH